TAATGGAGCTTGATGAGAAGGACATCGAGATTTTGAGGCTCCTCCAGAGGGACGCGAAGATGAGTGTGAAAGAGATAAGTGAGAGGCTAGACAGCCCCGTTACAACGGTATACTCGAGGATCAAGAGGCTTGAGGATTTAGGGTTTATAAGGGGTTATACTGCCCTCCTCGACGCCTCAAAGCTTGGGAGGGGGACAACCGCCTTCATCCTAGCATCCTTCACCTACAGGGCCCCGGGGATAGAGAAGACCCTGGACCAGCGCCAGATAGCCAGAGAGGTGGCCAGATTCCCGGAGGTCCAAGAGGTCCACATCATAACCGGGGACTGGGATATACTGATAAAGGTGAAGGACAGGGACGTCGCCTCAATAGGGAGGTTCGTGATAGACAAGCTGAGGACAGTGGAGGGGATAGAGAAGACCCTAACCTGCATGGTCTTCGAGACCTTGAAGGAGACCCAAAGCATCCAGCTGGCCGAAGCCCATAAAGAAGGGGGATCAAGAGATCCATTCAATTGGTCCAAGCAGCCCATCCAGAGGAGAGATCCCAAATATAAATGAGGACGCAAAAGGAGGGGGAGATAGTCAACTACAATGGCATGGATCTACATGAGAACAGGGTGGCTGAGGATCCCGATTCTCCAGTTCACACAACCTCCACATAAGAGGTGGGGAGAACCCGCTTAGAAAGTTATCATAACTCATTTCCCTTTTTTCATGCGGCACGCCCTTGACGTAGCCAGTAGGATGTGTGGGAGCACTATGGGAGTGAAGACCTTCGCATACTTCAGCCTCGAAGCCTCCTCCACATTATTGACCTCCCCTCCACCCTCTAGGTATCCATCTAAGAAGGATTCGGTGATCTTGACAACATTCCTAACGGGATCTAGGGGATCTGCGTAGTGTCCTGAGAAGTATATGAACTCTGCTAGGTCCCAAGCCATCTCGTCGCTCCTCCCCCCCTGCTCGAGGTCCACTATGGTGGGGCAGTCATCGGCCAGTATGAAGTTCTCTGGCTTGCAGTCTCCTAGTATGGCACCTAAACAGTGCACCGCAGCGACCAGGTTGCCTGCTCCGCGTATCAGTTCGAGGTCTCTTTCCCCTCCCACCCCTTTGACTACCCTCTTCACGATCTCCGCCAGGTTCTCCCCCTCAATATACTCTCGGATTATCAGCTGGTCCTCGAAGCTCGCCTGCAGAACCTCTGGGGCTGGGATCCCCTCCCTCCTCAGGAGGATTGACATGGCGCACTCCCTCTCCATCCTAGATCTGCCTAGGACAGAGAAATTCCTCGTCCCCATCGTCCAAAGGACTATAGGAGCCCATTTGATGCTCGTCCAAGAGGTG
This genomic interval from Candidatus Bathyarchaeota archaeon contains the following:
- a CDS encoding Lrp/AsnC family transcriptional regulator codes for the protein MELDEKDIEILRLLQRDAKMSVKEISERLDSPVTTVYSRIKRLEDLGFIRGYTALLDASKLGRGTTAFILASFTYRAPGIEKTLDQRQIAREVARFPEVQEVHIITGDWDILIKVKDRDVASIGRFVIDKLRTVEGIEKTLTCMVFETLKETQSIQLAEAHKEGGSRDPFNWSKQPIQRRDPKYK